The following coding sequences are from one Deltaproteobacteria bacterium window:
- a CDS encoding alkaline phosphatase, producing the protein MNIYFLRCRLSIVTVSTAIGLFTIAPSARAAGPATAAEWYAAGQRAVQGAQQLKPRANRAKNVILFVGDGMGITTVTAARILEGQLRGESGEDNSLSFEKFPYVALSKTYSVNQQTPDSAPTMTAMVTGVKTKDRFLSVNQNGIKDDYTSVKGNELTTILELAEQRGLSTGVVTTTTVTHATPGACYAHTVDRDWEWDGKLPDAAKAAHFPDIARQLIEFKHGNGLEVALGGGRSFFLPTRIIDPEEPSETGARLDDRDLVKTWLEQPRAAYAWNKSQLDAIDLQATDHLLGLFERSHMKFEADRASDAGGEPSLSEMTHTALAMLKKNKKGFFLMVEGGRIDHGHHMGNAYRALTEAIEFSRAVTTALQMTDPRDTLIIVTADHSHTLTMAGYPKRGNPILGKVIEPDSTEPAKDQFGLPYTTLNYANGPGYTGTSDSQPHGSKTFPHMPKTYKSEPYARPDLTNTDTTAPNYMQEAIAPFFLETHGGEDVAIYATGPGAHLVHGVLEQNVIFHIMKTVLLP; encoded by the coding sequence ATGAATATATATTTCTTGCGATGTCGTCTTAGTATCGTTACGGTCAGTACTGCCATTGGTCTCTTTACCATCGCACCATCCGCGCGCGCCGCCGGTCCTGCTACCGCCGCCGAGTGGTACGCCGCCGGTCAACGGGCGGTACAGGGGGCGCAGCAGCTCAAGCCTCGCGCGAACCGGGCTAAGAATGTCATCCTCTTTGTCGGCGACGGCATGGGGATCACCACCGTGACTGCCGCGCGCATTCTGGAGGGGCAGTTGCGCGGAGAGAGCGGGGAAGACAACTCCCTGAGCTTCGAGAAATTTCCTTATGTCGCCTTGTCGAAGACGTACAGCGTCAACCAACAGACTCCGGACTCCGCGCCCACCATGACCGCGATGGTCACCGGCGTCAAAACGAAAGACCGCTTCCTCTCCGTGAATCAAAATGGCATCAAGGACGATTACACGTCGGTGAAAGGTAATGAACTGACCACGATCCTCGAACTCGCAGAACAACGAGGACTTTCTACTGGAGTAGTGACCACGACGACGGTGACGCACGCAACTCCGGGCGCTTGTTATGCGCACACGGTTGACCGGGACTGGGAATGGGACGGGAAGCTTCCCGATGCCGCCAAAGCCGCGCACTTCCCCGACATCGCCCGGCAGTTGATCGAATTCAAGCACGGCAACGGCTTGGAAGTAGCCCTCGGCGGCGGTCGTAGTTTTTTTCTCCCCACGAGGATCATCGACCCGGAAGAGCCCAGTGAGACGGGGGCGCGCCTCGATGATCGCGACCTCGTCAAGACATGGCTGGAGCAACCACGAGCAGCCTATGCCTGGAACAAATCGCAGCTCGACGCTATCGACTTGCAAGCGACCGACCATTTGCTGGGCCTGTTCGAGCGGTCACATATGAAATTCGAGGCCGATCGCGCCTCGGATGCCGGCGGAGAGCCTTCGCTCTCGGAGATGACTCACACCGCGCTCGCCATGCTCAAGAAAAACAAGAAAGGCTTTTTCTTAATGGTCGAGGGCGGCAGGATCGACCACGGTCATCATATGGGCAACGCGTATCGCGCGTTGACCGAAGCCATCGAATTTTCTCGCGCGGTCACTACCGCACTCCAGATGACGGACCCACGTGACACGCTGATTATTGTCACCGCTGACCACAGCCACACGCTGACGATGGCGGGCTATCCCAAACGCGGCAATCCCATCCTGGGGAAAGTGATTGAACCGGACAGCACCGAACCCGCCAAGGATCAGTTCGGTCTTCCGTATACGACACTGAACTATGCCAACGGTCCGGGATACACCGGCACTTCGGATAGCCAGCCGCACGGCAGCAAAACCTTCCCCCATATGCCTAAGACCTATAAAAGCGAGCCGTATGCGCGACCGGATCTCACCAACACCGACACCACCGCTCCGAACTACATGCAGGAAGCGATTGCACCATTCTTCCTCGAAACCCACGGGGGAGAGGATGTGGCGATTTACGCTACCGGCCCCGGCGCGCACCTCGTGCATGGCGTGCTGGAGCAGAACGTCATCTTCCACATCATGAAGACGGTGCTGCTCCCATGA
- a CDS encoding hydantoinase/oxoprolinase family protein, translating to MTQQTYRVGVDIGGTFTDIFLLSDSGDHIAIGKVLTTPRNPAEAVVHGLRELLTDQGLAPQSVTHLVHGTTLITNAIIERKGAKTGLITTKGFRDALEIGRERRYDIYDISLENPEPLVPRFLRREVTERLDHAGRVMILLDPAEALAVIQGLADDGIEALAVCLLHAFRNPAHEQTIKRLVLTHFPQLSCSVSSEVMPEIREYERTSTTVANVYVQPLAKRYLEQLNADLRALGLPRDIFIMLSNGGITSCRVASEYPIRLIESGPAAGALAAVFHGTHRKMDRVISFDMGGTTAKICLIDHGKPLLTTDFEAARVYRFKKGSGLPLKVPVIEMIEIGAGGGSIARVDKLGLLKVGPDSAGAEPGPVCYDRGGEEPTVTDADLVLGYLSLEYFLGGKMRLNLEKAQQAIEKKIARPLGVDMIRAAWGIHQVVNENMANAARMHLVEKGRDPRDYGLIAFGGAGPVHAYRVAERLKLKTLVSPLAAGVTSAFGMLTAPLAFDFVQSYVSPLSELDFAALERLYRDMEERGRALLEAAGVEGMVTLSRSADMRYLHQGFEIRVALPDKQLTKADLPALQRAFDEEYKRLYKRLNPGVEIEVVNWRLVASGPSPAIRLQTPEQTGRTVAAARKGARDVYLPERGGFARCDVYDRYALPSGETFSGPAVIEERECTVVVGTAAHITVDQEQNLIIALP from the coding sequence ATGACACAGCAGACCTATCGCGTTGGCGTGGATATTGGCGGCACCTTCACCGATATTTTCTTGCTGTCCGACTCCGGCGACCACATTGCCATCGGTAAGGTGCTGACCACTCCACGGAATCCTGCAGAAGCAGTCGTACACGGCCTCCGCGAACTCCTCACCGACCAAGGTCTGGCGCCGCAGTCGGTCACCCATCTCGTTCACGGCACCACGCTGATTACCAACGCCATTATCGAGCGCAAAGGAGCGAAGACCGGCCTGATTACCACCAAAGGATTTCGCGACGCCTTGGAAATCGGTCGCGAGCGGCGTTATGACATCTACGACATCTCTTTGGAAAACCCAGAACCGCTTGTCCCTCGCTTCTTGCGGCGTGAAGTCACCGAACGGCTCGATCATGCCGGACGTGTCATGATACTGCTCGATCCCGCTGAAGCGCTCGCAGTGATTCAGGGATTAGCGGACGACGGGATAGAGGCGCTGGCCGTCTGCCTGCTGCATGCGTTTCGTAATCCCGCCCATGAACAGACGATCAAACGATTGGTCCTCACGCATTTCCCTCAGCTCTCGTGCTCGGTATCGAGCGAGGTCATGCCGGAGATCCGCGAATACGAACGAACCTCGACCACGGTGGCGAACGTCTACGTGCAGCCACTGGCGAAGCGCTATCTGGAGCAACTCAACGCGGACCTACGTGCTCTAGGCTTGCCGCGCGACATTTTCATCATGCTCTCGAACGGAGGCATCACCAGTTGCAGGGTTGCCAGCGAATATCCAATCCGCCTGATCGAATCCGGCCCGGCAGCCGGGGCACTTGCCGCCGTCTTCCACGGCACGCACCGCAAGATGGACCGCGTCATTTCGTTCGACATGGGAGGAACGACGGCGAAGATCTGTTTGATCGATCACGGCAAGCCGCTGTTGACGACGGACTTCGAGGCGGCGCGAGTGTACCGTTTTAAGAAGGGCAGCGGTCTACCGTTGAAAGTGCCGGTGATCGAAATGATCGAAATTGGCGCCGGCGGAGGAAGCATCGCGCGCGTGGATAAACTGGGGCTGCTCAAAGTCGGCCCCGACAGCGCTGGAGCCGAACCGGGACCGGTATGTTATGACCGGGGCGGCGAGGAACCAACGGTAACGGATGCGGATTTGGTGCTGGGCTATTTGAGTCTAGAGTATTTCCTCGGCGGAAAAATGCGCCTCAATCTGGAAAAGGCGCAGCAAGCGATAGAAAAGAAAATCGCTCGCCCGCTCGGAGTAGACATGATCCGCGCGGCCTGGGGCATTCATCAAGTGGTGAACGAGAACATGGCGAACGCGGCGCGTATGCATCTAGTGGAGAAGGGGCGAGATCCGCGCGATTATGGCCTCATCGCTTTCGGCGGGGCCGGACCCGTACACGCCTATCGCGTCGCCGAGCGGTTGAAGTTGAAAACGCTGGTGAGTCCGCTCGCCGCCGGTGTCACCTCGGCCTTTGGCATGCTAACCGCGCCGTTGGCCTTCGATTTCGTGCAGAGCTATGTCTCGCCGTTGTCGGAACTCGACTTCGCTGCATTGGAACGCCTGTATCGCGACATGGAGGAGCGTGGACGCGCGTTGTTGGAAGCCGCCGGAGTCGAAGGCATGGTGACGCTTTCGCGCTCAGCGGATATGCGCTACTTGCACCAAGGGTTCGAGATCCGGGTTGCTCTCCCAGACAAGCAGCTCACGAAAGCGGACCTGCCAGCACTCCAACGGGCGTTCGACGAGGAGTACAAGCGTTTATACAAACGGCTCAATCCTGGGGTAGAAATCGAGGTAGTCAACTGGCGTCTGGTGGCCTCGGGACCGTCGCCCGCCATTCGGCTACAAACGCCGGAGCAGACAGGGCGGACGGTTGCCGCCGCGCGCAAAGGCGCTCGTGACGTGTATCTGCCCGAACGCGGCGGATTTGCACGGTGCGATGTGTACGACCGCTACGCGCTTCCTTCCGGTGAGACTTTCTCTGGACCTGCCGTCATTGAAGAACGCGAATGTACCGTGGTGGTAGGAACGGCGGCGCACATCACTGTGGATCAAGAGCAGAACCTGATTATCGCTCTGCCGTAG
- a CDS encoding DUF2333 family protein produces MFRPPRRSGRVLILLWLSGMLALWIGQGRHNRLPMDFGSGEFAEHTFQPGEIFASTLIALMAHELQDGFGWRPNDFFLWGPRLWADNNASRQLGLLQTFRESLRVFKEHLTKVSINEYDPNLLEADTLFENEAERFWFPSAESRFAQGIERLRLYVSGVRDGSPSGLSANHRRNLDACIIEARQKMSSIREELEK; encoded by the coding sequence ATGTTTCGTCCGCCAAGACGCAGTGGCAGAGTCCTGATTCTTCTCTGGCTGAGTGGGATGTTGGCGCTCTGGATTGGGCAGGGAAGGCATAACCGACTGCCGATGGATTTCGGCTCAGGGGAGTTTGCCGAACACACTTTTCAGCCTGGAGAAATCTTCGCTTCGACATTGATCGCCCTAATGGCTCACGAACTCCAGGACGGGTTCGGATGGCGGCCAAACGACTTTTTCCTGTGGGGGCCACGACTATGGGCAGATAATAACGCCTCTCGTCAGCTTGGTCTCCTTCAGACATTTCGTGAGAGTTTACGGGTATTTAAGGAACATCTTACGAAAGTCTCGATCAACGAATATGACCCGAACCTGTTAGAAGCGGATACCCTGTTCGAGAACGAGGCCGAACGCTTCTGGTTCCCTTCCGCCGAAAGTCGTTTTGCCCAAGGAATCGAGCGGTTACGCCTGTATGTGTCTGGGGTACGAGACGGCAGTCCGAGTGGGCTTTCTGCCAACCACCGCCGCAATCTCGACGCCTGCATTATCGAGGCGCGCCAGAAGATGTCTTCTATCCGAGAAGAGCTGGAAAAATAA
- a CDS encoding VWA domain-containing protein → MRIGIRFGLSLLGIVLVFVTSNVLAQNTSSRPDGWQGPWPGDWQGTKPAPQKELPAPAPQRTTPSGKQVMEIPSQQSTPPAPRQQAEIPPRPQSEGPRPTQFIPVTVTDQQGRYVAGLQPEDFTLYEDEEPQRVTYFNTGEKEPISMGILVDTSGSMETKIDRARIALRRLIDSIRPRDEVFLEAFSLRPVLLQDFTDSRPLLARAIGMLRPVGGTALYDAMLDALLRLLHGQNPKKALFVISDGDDTNSFNSLEQTILAARRAGVLIYAVGIQGSGDGPVNLQLGPFSLGGGGGMNDARGARILHEATSQTGGTLFTLSSRDVMGTESVLDKAIQTVSRELRSQYSLGYTPTKRGSQYRNVRVAVRRADAEQLTVRTPKGYAVDAEKRVVETGRW, encoded by the coding sequence ATGCGCATCGGTATTCGCTTCGGTCTGTCACTACTCGGGATCGTTCTCGTGTTCGTCACCTCTAACGTCCTTGCCCAAAATACCTCTTCGCGACCGGATGGTTGGCAAGGCCCGTGGCCGGGGGATTGGCAAGGCACCAAACCCGCTCCACAGAAAGAATTACCCGCTCCAGCACCCCAGCGGACCACGCCTTCCGGAAAACAGGTGATGGAAATTCCCTCGCAGCAAAGCACGCCGCCAGCGCCGCGCCAACAAGCGGAGATTCCTCCACGCCCGCAATCAGAAGGACCTCGTCCCACGCAATTCATTCCCGTTACCGTCACCGATCAACAAGGTCGATACGTCGCCGGCCTCCAGCCTGAAGATTTTACCCTCTACGAAGATGAAGAACCGCAGCGGGTCACCTACTTCAACACCGGCGAGAAAGAACCCATCAGCATGGGGATTTTAGTCGATACCAGCGGCAGTATGGAGACGAAGATCGACCGTGCGCGGATCGCGTTGCGTCGTCTCATCGACTCCATCCGCCCGCGCGACGAGGTTTTTCTGGAAGCCTTCAGTTTACGTCCGGTGCTCTTACAAGACTTCACCGATAGCCGTCCGCTCCTGGCGCGCGCCATCGGCATGTTGCGCCCGGTGGGCGGGACGGCACTGTACGATGCTATGCTGGATGCTTTGCTGCGCCTTCTTCATGGGCAGAATCCCAAGAAAGCGTTGTTCGTTATCAGTGATGGAGACGACACCAACAGCTTCAATTCGCTAGAACAAACCATTCTCGCGGCGCGACGTGCCGGAGTCCTCATTTATGCTGTTGGGATTCAAGGGTCCGGCGATGGCCCTGTCAACTTGCAACTTGGGCCATTTTCTTTGGGGGGAGGTGGCGGTATGAACGACGCCAGAGGGGCACGTATCCTGCACGAAGCGACGAGCCAGACTGGAGGAACTCTCTTCACGTTGAGCAGCCGGGACGTGATGGGGACCGAGTCGGTACTCGATAAAGCCATCCAAACCGTCTCCCGCGAGCTTCGTTCCCAATACAGCCTGGGCTACACACCAACAAAGCGTGGGAGCCAATACCGGAACGTTCGCGTTGCCGTGCGTCGTGCGGACGCCGAGCAACTGACCGTGCGTACGCCAAAAGGGTACGCGGTCGATGCCGAAAAGCGAGTGGTCGAAACCGGACGCTGGTAG
- a CDS encoding CocE/NonD family hydrolase — translation MGESVKIDCNVEISMRDGVTLRADVYRPDDAKPHPVLLARLPYNKDLSPISLSLLSPIRAARRGYVVVVQDTRGRFKSDGQFSLFVGEAEDGFDTVAWCAAQAWSDGKVGMYGASYFGATQWLTAMAAPPALQAIVPTITASDYYEGWTYQGGAFQQGFIQFWTAGMAAETLTRLDDAPTDARRKLYGAIFDMTKTAKLPLVDFPPATVPGLMDHYRTWLQHPSHDAFWENVRIESKYEQMEVAALHIGGWYDIFLEGTLRNFAGMRARGKSAHARERQRLVVGPWLHGLFNRIVGAVDFGPGALPDAVDLGGLHLQWFDSCLCDAADTGVPVRLFVMGANIWRDENEWPLARAVATRLYLTSEGRANSRRGNGHLVAQPVSKESSDVVLYDPEQPVPTCGGCTLMPGAQSAGPQDQREVEEREDVLVYTSEPLSEPLEVTGPVEALVYAATDGCDTDFTAKLVAVAPDGRALNLCDGIVRARYRHSLSQAELLEPGRVYEYRIFLGSTSYVFAPGFRLRLQVSSSNFPRFDRNLNTGGELGTESAGRVAVQRVLHGGAHLSCVILPVIPQNNAN, via the coding sequence ATGGGAGAATCGGTCAAAATAGACTGCAACGTGGAAATTTCCATGCGCGACGGCGTAACGCTGCGCGCTGACGTGTATCGACCGGATGACGCGAAGCCGCATCCGGTCCTCTTGGCTCGTTTGCCTTACAATAAAGACCTCTCTCCGATTTCGCTGTCGCTGCTGAGTCCGATTCGTGCGGCACGGCGCGGCTATGTGGTTGTCGTGCAAGATACCCGGGGACGGTTCAAGTCCGACGGGCAATTTTCGCTGTTTGTCGGCGAGGCCGAAGATGGCTTCGACACGGTGGCGTGGTGTGCCGCTCAGGCGTGGTCCGATGGCAAGGTTGGCATGTATGGCGCCTCGTACTTCGGTGCTACCCAGTGGCTGACGGCAATGGCCGCGCCGCCGGCGCTGCAGGCCATTGTCCCCACGATCACCGCTTCTGACTACTATGAAGGCTGGACGTATCAAGGCGGGGCGTTCCAACAGGGATTCATCCAGTTCTGGACGGCGGGCATGGCGGCGGAAACCCTCACCCGTCTCGACGATGCACCGACCGACGCGCGACGCAAACTCTACGGCGCTATTTTCGACATGACCAAAACTGCGAAGCTTCCCCTGGTGGATTTCCCGCCGGCAACCGTGCCAGGGCTCATGGACCATTACCGCACTTGGTTGCAACATCCGTCGCACGATGCGTTTTGGGAAAACGTCCGCATCGAGTCGAAGTACGAGCAGATGGAGGTCGCGGCGCTCCATATCGGCGGCTGGTACGACATCTTTCTCGAAGGCACCCTGCGGAATTTTGCGGGCATGCGTGCGAGAGGCAAAAGTGCCCACGCGCGTGAGCGACAGCGTTTGGTCGTCGGGCCGTGGTTACACGGGTTATTCAATCGGATCGTCGGTGCCGTGGATTTCGGTCCCGGGGCTCTGCCCGATGCCGTTGACCTGGGCGGATTACATCTCCAATGGTTCGACTCCTGCCTCTGCGACGCGGCAGATACCGGCGTGCCTGTCCGTTTGTTCGTGATGGGAGCCAATATCTGGCGTGACGAAAACGAATGGCCGTTGGCGCGTGCCGTGGCGACGCGACTGTATCTGACCAGCGAGGGAAGGGCGAATAGCCGCCGCGGCAATGGCCACCTCGTTGCGCAACCTGTCTCTAAAGAATCGAGCGACGTTGTTCTGTACGATCCAGAACAACCCGTGCCGACGTGTGGCGGGTGCACGTTGATGCCGGGCGCACAGAGCGCTGGGCCGCAAGATCAACGTGAGGTCGAGGAGCGCGAAGACGTGCTGGTCTATACCTCCGAACCGTTATCCGAGCCTTTAGAAGTCACTGGCCCGGTGGAAGCCCTCGTGTATGCGGCGACCGATGGATGCGACACCGATTTCACCGCGAAACTGGTGGCCGTGGCACCGGATGGTCGGGCGTTGAATCTGTGCGACGGCATCGTGCGCGCGCGTTATCGCCATTCCCTGTCACAAGCTGAACTGCTCGAACCCGGGCGGGTGTATGAGTATCGCATCTTTTTAGGCTCGACGAGTTATGTTTTTGCGCCGGGGTTCCGCCTCCGTCTCCAGGTCTCCAGTAGCAACTTTCCCCGCTTCGATCGCAATCTGAATACCGGAGGGGAGTTGGGAACCGAGAGCGCTGGCCGCGTGGCCGTGCAACGGGTGCTGCACGGCGGTGCGCATCTGTCCTGTGTAATTCTGCCAGTTATTCCCCAGAACAACGCGAACTAG
- a CDS encoding gamma carbonic anhydrase family protein, whose translation MIIAHHGISPQIDPSAYVQQSAHVIGDVHIGAESSVWFNAVVRGDVCFIRIGARVNIQDNSTVHVFSGGIPTIIGDGVSIAHNVVVHACTIHDFTLVGMGAVILDGAEIGEECLIGAGAVVSPRAQIPPRSLAVGNPAKVIRPLKPEELERLHLNANNYVRFAREYIEQGIH comes from the coding sequence ATGATTATTGCTCACCACGGCATCAGCCCGCAGATCGATCCCAGCGCCTATGTTCAACAGAGCGCTCATGTGATCGGCGACGTGCATATCGGTGCCGAGTCCAGCGTGTGGTTCAATGCGGTCGTACGCGGAGATGTCTGCTTCATTCGTATTGGTGCGCGCGTCAATATCCAGGATAATTCTACCGTGCATGTGTTTAGTGGCGGCATTCCCACGATTATTGGCGATGGCGTGTCCATTGCCCACAATGTGGTCGTGCATGCCTGTACGATTCACGACTTTACTTTGGTGGGGATGGGCGCAGTCATTCTCGACGGGGCGGAGATCGGAGAGGAATGTTTGATCGGAGCTGGGGCCGTGGTGTCTCCACGGGCGCAGATTCCTCCACGCTCCCTGGCGGTAGGCAACCCAGCCAAAGTCATCCGTCCGCTCAAACCAGAAGAGCTTGAGCGCCTACACCTGAACGCCAACAATTACGTGCGCTTCGCGCGCGAATACATCGAACAAGGCATTCACTAA
- a CDS encoding undecaprenyl-diphosphate phosphatase, translated as MSPLVSALLLGLLQGFTEFLPISSSGHLVLVQSLLPGFSQPGVLFDVTLHLGTLVAVCIYFWSDLWSLFLSLFARKSAVTREDRRLLWLLIVGSVPTAVIGLLFRKQFEAMFDDLQGAGIWFVITGILLFVTDRVSTRGRDLREMTLFDALVIGTAQGISIIPALSRSGSTIAAGIFLGLERQMLVRYSFLLSIPAVAGAFLLELVAHRQEALAGFDPLVYGVGTLAAGILGYWSIAVLLRMTQSRRLSVFGYYCVVLGVLTLVLAAR; from the coding sequence ATGTCGCCGCTTGTCTCGGCCCTACTCTTGGGACTGCTCCAGGGATTCACCGAATTTCTTCCTATTAGCAGCTCCGGCCATCTCGTGTTGGTGCAGAGTCTCTTGCCGGGATTTTCCCAGCCGGGCGTATTATTCGATGTGACCTTGCATCTCGGTACTTTGGTGGCCGTCTGCATCTATTTTTGGAGCGACTTGTGGTCGCTGTTCCTGTCTTTGTTCGCTCGCAAAAGCGCGGTCACGAGGGAGGACCGCCGCTTGTTGTGGCTGCTGATCGTCGGCTCGGTGCCGACTGCGGTTATCGGTCTGCTTTTCCGTAAGCAGTTCGAGGCTATGTTCGATGACCTGCAGGGAGCAGGCATCTGGTTTGTGATCACTGGGATTCTATTGTTCGTGACGGATCGTGTGTCCACGCGTGGACGTGATTTACGAGAGATGACACTATTCGATGCGCTTGTCATTGGGACGGCGCAAGGGATTTCCATCATTCCGGCTTTGTCACGGTCCGGCTCGACCATCGCTGCCGGCATCTTCCTCGGTTTGGAGCGGCAGATGTTAGTCCGGTACTCTTTTCTGCTGTCGATTCCTGCCGTAGCCGGGGCATTTCTTTTGGAGTTGGTTGCGCATCGACAGGAAGCGCTGGCGGGGTTCGATCCCCTCGTCTACGGCGTCGGTACGCTTGCTGCCGGCATCCTCGGCTACTGGAGCATTGCGGTGTTGCTGCGCATGACCCAGTCGCGTCGCTTATCCGTGTTCGGTTATTATTGCGTCGTGCTGGGAGTGCTGACGCTTGTCCTTGCAGCTCGGTGA
- a CDS encoding TetR/AcrR family transcriptional regulator: MARKLQSSRRSDSPVSSEASSEERSPTKERILDSAEELFAQKGFDGARTRDIAARASVNISTLHFHCKSKEDLYTAVYQRQIARRTALAGEVLAVFSQAGDSPDRWSSIAQAIVTLLFDFFRRYPHAARLDSYRLLEDTAPHSTLQQGQALLFSVAEQLRNFLPKDLAPTADVALNILSVNALLREYFASPEVFGQLLGESDRSRLEARLHRHVQQHVTRLFRMLEASSGQPAATAER; encoded by the coding sequence GTGGCAAGAAAACTCCAGTCCTCTCGGCGGTCGGATTCCCCGGTGAGCAGCGAAGCTTCCTCTGAGGAACGGTCCCCAACGAAAGAACGTATCCTCGACAGCGCCGAAGAGCTTTTCGCACAAAAAGGATTCGACGGTGCGCGCACGCGCGATATCGCCGCCCGAGCCAGCGTTAATATCTCTACCCTGCACTTTCACTGCAAGAGCAAGGAAGATCTCTATACTGCCGTCTACCAGCGGCAAATCGCTCGGCGTACAGCGCTTGCCGGGGAGGTGCTAGCCGTGTTTTCGCAAGCTGGCGATTCCCCGGACAGATGGTCGTCGATTGCCCAAGCCATCGTGACTCTGCTCTTCGATTTTTTTCGCCGTTACCCGCACGCCGCTCGGCTCGATAGTTACCGCCTCCTTGAAGATACCGCTCCCCACTCCACGCTCCAGCAAGGGCAAGCGTTGCTCTTTTCGGTTGCCGAGCAGTTACGGAATTTTTTGCCGAAAGATCTTGCTCCGACCGCCGATGTGGCCCTCAATATCCTCTCGGTCAATGCCTTGCTGCGTGAGTATTTTGCCAGCCCGGAAGTGTTTGGACAGTTGCTAGGAGAGTCTGACCGGAGCCGTCTGGAAGCTCGTCTTCATCGGCACGTCCAGCAGCATGTGACGCGGCTTTTCCGGATGCTTGAAGCCTCGTCTGGACAACCCGCAGCTACGGCAGAGCGATAA
- a CDS encoding transporter substrate-binding domain-containing protein — translation MRFLLLAVTVLVWWFPVLASATSLDEIRVRGVLRVGMSGDYAPFCVCTESAQECSGFEVEMARRLAADLAVRFDIVRFRWPELRHDVMAEKFDLAMSGVTMRPERLLWSTFTHPYAVSGAMVLVADTSRFPSVAAVDQAGVRLAVNAGGHLEQVARSRFGSATILATAKNMELPTLVEHKQADALLTDSFEAPQFLARYSRLSALPAFGRDRKAYLVRRTDGPWREWLDHWLADREHDGFLPGLRQRWLREERARPLSPLSAVFAFLDLRLALMPAIADYKQRYNLPVEDLRQEGLVIAHAASLARERGANADATRELFRRQIDVAKQVQEAMLKNPHRIPVWARGLDLAADLRPALSDIGDRTVELFGSHARLAVDHDAVLRAAEEEITTEGVDAEERRRLGEAVWKVLSKPMPE, via the coding sequence GTGCGCTTTCTTCTACTTGCTGTTACCGTACTCGTGTGGTGGTTCCCGGTTCTGGCATCCGCTACCAGCCTCGACGAGATTCGCGTACGCGGCGTGCTACGGGTCGGGATGAGCGGCGACTACGCACCGTTTTGCGTGTGCACGGAGTCGGCGCAGGAATGTTCTGGATTCGAGGTCGAAATGGCGCGCCGCTTGGCTGCCGATCTCGCCGTGCGTTTCGACATCGTGCGGTTTCGTTGGCCAGAACTCAGACACGATGTCATGGCGGAAAAATTCGATCTCGCGATGAGCGGGGTAACGATGAGACCGGAGCGGCTGTTGTGGAGCACCTTTACGCATCCTTACGCCGTGTCCGGTGCGATGGTATTGGTCGCCGATACGAGCCGCTTTCCCTCGGTGGCGGCTGTCGATCAGGCTGGCGTCCGGCTGGCGGTCAATGCTGGCGGCCATCTCGAACAGGTAGCAAGGTCACGATTCGGTAGCGCGACGATCCTGGCAACAGCGAAAAATATGGAACTGCCCACGTTAGTCGAACATAAGCAAGCCGACGCCCTTTTGACGGATTCTTTCGAGGCACCGCAATTCCTTGCACGTTATAGCCGCCTCTCTGCCTTGCCGGCGTTCGGACGCGATCGCAAAGCCTATCTTGTACGACGAACCGATGGTCCTTGGCGCGAGTGGCTCGACCATTGGCTCGCGGATCGAGAACACGATGGTTTTCTCCCTGGTCTCCGCCAACGCTGGCTTAGAGAAGAGCGCGCACGGCCCCTTTCTCCTCTCTCCGCTGTCTTCGCCTTCCTTGACCTGCGGCTCGCTCTGATGCCAGCCATCGCCGACTACAAGCAGCGGTACAATCTGCCCGTCGAAGATCTGAGACAAGAAGGCCTCGTCATTGCCCATGCCGCCAGCCTGGCACGAGAACGAGGCGCGAATGCCGACGCCACTCGCGAACTCTTTCGCCGGCAAATTGACGTAGCGAAACAGGTCCAGGAAGCGATGCTCAAGAATCCCCACAGGATTCCCGTCTGGGCACGAGGGTTGGACCTTGCAGCCGATTTGCGCCCTGCCCTCTCCGACATTGGCGACCGAACGGTTGAGCTGTTCGGGTCTCACGCCCGACTTGCCGTGGATCATGATGCGGTCCTCCGGGCAGCCGAGGAAGAAATCACCACAGAAGGAGTGGACGCCGAGGAACGCCGCCGCCTCGGCGAGGCCGTCTGGAAGGTGTTGAGCAAACCAATGCCCGAGTAA